The following proteins are co-located in the Flexistipes sp. genome:
- a CDS encoding cation:proton antiporter — protein MSKEEALLLLLISVGAFIMPFVARKFHVPTAVSELLYGMFIGSFLHFEPHAMGIINFLAELGFIVLMYMAGLELDAEDLQKTSNKTLLIFISHFLAIVLFSVILVNIIGLPPYFNLFIVITSIGLLFPILSELDIMETKLGKELLILGSIGEVFSLLALTAFTVIYNYGISYGGLLHILKLAAFCAAAFFTLKLLQLFTWWFPNKLSFMAKTGVSSETGLRGNFLNMLVFVALAAFLNIEVIIGAFIGGMLFAAVFKAREKIQEGFEMIGHGFLVPIFFIYVGLNFETSLLMDFTVVKYALLLCLLIIIVRVLAGFVFLFGAYRLNNIPVFPFSTSFSLTLLIAAAKLGESLGVFSKDISGGVVLASIISALIFPLFFRIIIKKLVV, from the coding sequence ATGAGTAAAGAAGAAGCTCTGCTGCTCCTTCTTATATCAGTTGGGGCATTTATAATGCCTTTTGTCGCCAGGAAATTTCATGTCCCAACCGCCGTCTCGGAGCTTTTATATGGGATGTTTATAGGAAGTTTCCTGCATTTTGAGCCTCATGCCATGGGGATAATTAACTTTCTGGCTGAGCTGGGGTTTATAGTTTTAATGTATATGGCAGGTTTGGAGCTTGATGCTGAAGACCTGCAGAAAACCTCAAATAAAACATTATTGATATTCATCTCTCATTTTTTAGCAATAGTTCTGTTCTCAGTGATACTTGTAAATATTATCGGCCTTCCCCCCTATTTTAATCTTTTTATCGTTATTACGTCCATTGGCTTACTTTTTCCCATTTTAAGCGAGCTGGATATAATGGAAACAAAGCTGGGCAAAGAGCTTTTGATTCTGGGGAGCATAGGCGAAGTTTTCAGTCTTCTGGCTTTAACTGCATTTACAGTCATTTATAATTATGGAATAAGTTATGGCGGTTTGCTGCACATCCTCAAGTTGGCTGCATTTTGCGCCGCGGCTTTTTTTACTCTTAAATTACTACAGCTTTTTACCTGGTGGTTTCCGAATAAACTCAGTTTTATGGCCAAAACCGGTGTGTCTTCTGAAACGGGGCTGAGAGGTAATTTTCTTAATATGCTTGTTTTTGTTGCTTTGGCAGCTTTTTTGAATATCGAAGTGATAATAGGGGCTTTTATAGGTGGAATGCTTTTTGCAGCAGTTTTCAAGGCAAGGGAGAAAATTCAGGAAGGTTTTGAGATGATAGGGCACGGTTTTCTTGTACCCATTTTTTTCATCTATGTGGGGCTGAATTTTGAAACATCCCTGTTAATGGATTTTACCGTTGTCAAATATGCTCTGCTTCTCTGTCTGCTTATTATCATTGTTAGGGTGCTGGCCGGATTTGTTTTTTTATTTGGAGCCTACAGGTTAAACAATATACCTGTTTTTCCGTTTTCCACCTCCTTTTCCCTGACCTTGCTTATAGCGGCTGCGAAACTTGGCGAAAGTCTCGGGGTATTTTCAAAAGATATTTCCGGCGGTGTAGTCCTTGCATCCATCATATCAGCGCTGATCTTTCCATTGTTTTTCAGGATAATTATTAAGAAACTGGTTGTATAG
- a CDS encoding NAD-binding protein codes for MIVFCGVGFFEENLLNEIIKHWEVTVIEKDKNKIDKLQNAGKNITLTEGDATSAVLWKKLDTEGIESVIVTFRDSDLSLEVCWIVRNILKLDVPIIVLLYEKEGEKKFEDSTVTLIKPMDISINIILNKLHKNYSRAIDIGQKKGEIIELNVMSKSHITDRKLKNLRPSKWHLAAIYRNNELVIPSGSTRIKVGDRIVVAGEPKILENLAGIFSKGIPQFPLQYGEDMAVALDKRHPWVLEESVFLNAAIRTNDLRILIRDFHISDEIKKKLDTGKLSYKIEEENKSKIRFVENKENVGIHALSFNKNNLFDYIRAREIFKAAEKPVFISRNSSKYEKVVISLNCFDPVYPMETGVEVARLFNIDFEVIYITLPKGMRGDTEETRLDERNNLIKDFGSLYRKKIQYKLMEGNPIVQTLEYLGSTNGKILYISSFKKGSAGSLLKPEVGFYTAFRSEFSSIVIPQKVENE; via the coding sequence ATGATTGTATTTTGCGGAGTGGGATTTTTTGAGGAAAATCTTTTAAACGAAATAATAAAGCATTGGGAAGTAACCGTTATTGAAAAAGATAAAAATAAAATAGATAAGCTTCAGAATGCAGGGAAAAATATAACTTTGACTGAAGGTGATGCAACGAGCGCAGTATTGTGGAAAAAGCTGGATACGGAGGGGATAGAGTCTGTGATAGTAACGTTCAGGGATTCTGACCTGAGCCTTGAAGTCTGCTGGATTGTAAGGAATATTCTGAAACTGGATGTACCGATAATTGTTCTGCTTTATGAAAAAGAAGGGGAAAAGAAATTTGAAGATTCTACTGTTACTTTGATAAAACCGATGGATATCTCCATAAATATAATTTTGAATAAACTTCATAAAAATTATTCCAGGGCGATTGATATAGGTCAGAAAAAAGGTGAAATTATCGAGTTGAATGTCATGTCAAAATCTCATATTACCGACAGGAAATTGAAAAACCTTCGTCCTTCAAAATGGCATCTTGCAGCTATTTACAGAAATAATGAACTCGTTATTCCTTCCGGCTCAACAAGAATAAAGGTCGGAGACAGGATAGTTGTGGCCGGTGAGCCTAAGATACTGGAGAATCTGGCCGGCATTTTTTCAAAGGGTATACCTCAGTTTCCTTTGCAATATGGTGAAGATATGGCTGTTGCCCTTGATAAAAGACACCCCTGGGTGCTTGAAGAATCTGTTTTTCTTAATGCTGCAATAAGAACCAATGACCTGCGGATTCTGATAAGGGATTTCCATATTTCTGATGAAATAAAAAAGAAGCTCGATACAGGCAAGCTCAGTTACAAGATTGAGGAAGAAAACAAGTCCAAAATCAGGTTTGTGGAAAATAAAGAAAATGTTGGAATACACGCTTTGAGTTTTAATAAAAATAACCTTTTTGACTATATCAGGGCGAGGGAGATATTTAAAGCTGCTGAAAAGCCTGTTTTTATTTCCAGAAACAGTTCAAAATACGAAAAAGTGGTTATTTCACTCAACTGTTTTGATCCGGTATACCCTATGGAGACGGGGGTTGAAGTGGCAAGACTGTTTAATATCGATTTTGAGGTCATCTATATTACTTTGCCAAAAGGGATGAGGGGAGATACAGAAGAGACCAGGCTTGATGAGCGGAATAACCTGATAAAAGATTTTGGAAGTCTGTATAGAAAAAAAATCCAATATAAACTAATGGAGGGTAATCCGATTGTGCAGACGCTGGAATATTTAGGAAGCACAAATGGCAAAATTTTATATATTTCAAGCTTTAAAAAAGGGAGTGCAGGCTCCCTTTTAAAACCGGAAGTCGGTTTTTATACAGCTTTCCGTTCAGAGTTCAGCTCAATTGTAATACCACAGAAGGTTGAAAATGAGTAA
- the yihA gene encoding ribosome biogenesis GTP-binding protein YihA/YsxC, with the protein MNAEFITSAADTGGFPETSLPEIAFIGRSNVGKSSMINALLGRKKLVKVGNTPGKTRLINFFNIEDKYIFVDLPGYGYAKTSKVERKKWGRLIESYLKTRSQLKACVLIIDIRRIPSDDDFLMIEWLSENEIPIILTATKTDKVSRNELEKHVSKIAEALSVTADAVLPFSATRKDGVETVWTNITYVLRGEKEKEL; encoded by the coding sequence ATGAATGCAGAATTCATTACTTCCGCAGCGGATACAGGTGGTTTCCCGGAAACAAGTCTTCCTGAAATAGCCTTTATAGGCCGCAGCAACGTAGGCAAGTCATCTATGATAAATGCATTGCTAGGAAGAAAGAAGCTGGTAAAAGTGGGAAATACGCCGGGCAAAACAAGATTAATCAACTTTTTCAATATTGAAGATAAATATATTTTTGTCGATTTGCCCGGCTACGGCTATGCAAAAACATCCAAAGTTGAAAGAAAAAAATGGGGCAGGCTTATTGAAAGCTATCTGAAAACAAGAAGCCAGCTTAAAGCGTGTGTACTGATCATAGATATCAGGAGAATCCCTTCCGACGATGATTTTCTAATGATAGAATGGTTGAGTGAGAATGAAATACCGATTATACTAACCGCTACAAAAACGGATAAAGTTTCACGTAACGAATTGGAGAAACATGTCAGTAAAATAGCGGAGGCCCTTTCAGTGACCGCTGATGCTGTTCTTCCTTTCTCAGCAACAAGAAAAGACGGAGTGGAGACGGTCTGGACAAATATAACATATGTATTAAGAGGAGAAAAAGAAAAAGAATTATGA
- a CDS encoding DHH family phosphoesterase, which produces MIIHVTHNDMDGAGCSILLKSVYKNIDTFYLNYDEVDDFILNNFVHYDRIIITDVSPGEELLKHLINRLEITLIDHHISSENLKSYDFTIHETGKSATKLTYEWLLSENKNVKKFHDLVECINDYDLWLLQNKKSLKMNMLFTLFGIDRFVKRFLCNPSTVFAKEEKLLLELEEESQNKYFENSEKHIQVFTDKWGRTFGCIFAEKYNSELGNYLLQKMQLQYIFIINAQKRKVSLRSIPTVSVNDIAEANSGGGHKNAAGFSTDYDFGMKDFLKKSGVLK; this is translated from the coding sequence ATGATTATACACGTTACACACAACGATATGGACGGTGCAGGCTGTTCCATACTACTGAAGTCAGTTTATAAAAACATCGATACATTCTATCTTAATTACGATGAAGTAGATGACTTTATACTGAACAATTTTGTACATTACGACCGTATTATTATTACAGATGTTTCTCCCGGTGAAGAACTTCTGAAGCACCTTATCAACAGGCTGGAAATCACGCTGATAGACCACCACATCTCATCAGAAAATCTTAAAAGTTACGATTTCACAATTCATGAAACAGGCAAATCTGCAACTAAATTAACATATGAATGGCTTTTGTCTGAAAATAAAAACGTAAAAAAATTTCATGATCTTGTGGAATGCATTAATGATTATGACCTCTGGCTTCTGCAAAACAAAAAAAGTCTGAAAATGAATATGTTGTTTACACTTTTCGGAATAGACAGATTTGTTAAAAGATTTCTTTGTAACCCTTCAACTGTATTTGCAAAAGAAGAAAAACTGCTTCTGGAGCTGGAAGAGGAAAGTCAGAATAAATATTTTGAGAATTCAGAAAAACATATTCAAGTTTTCACTGATAAATGGGGAAGAACGTTTGGATGTATTTTTGCTGAAAAATATAATTCAGAGCTTGGAAACTATCTGTTACAGAAAATGCAGCTTCAATATATTTTTATCATAAATGCACAAAAAAGAAAGGTTTCCCTAAGGTCGATTCCAACTGTTTCAGTTAATGATATTGCAGAAGCCAATAGCGGCGGCGGACACAAGAATGCTGCAGGATTCAGCACAGATTACGATTTCGGAATGAAAGATTTCCTTAAAAAATCTGGAGTATTAAAATGA
- a CDS encoding phospholipase D-like domain-containing protein, giving the protein MKDPGKIFVKKHRLKLFLTVFIVFFAIIVNLKAGTEKVSAKVQFLPNRQYLGEAVSSIENAEKNIVISIYMFKTTDYTTQDTKHIQNALIRAAEKGLDVTVIMDIEKEEGFLNEVNRETAEELAEEGINVIYDAPGTRTHTKLIVIDKKIVFIGSHNFTHSAMNYNNEASVKVISKDFAEKVLNYIHGIDQ; this is encoded by the coding sequence ATGAAGGACCCTGGGAAAATTTTTGTCAAAAAGCACCGTTTAAAGCTTTTTTTAACTGTCTTTATTGTTTTTTTCGCCATCATTGTCAATTTAAAAGCAGGTACAGAGAAAGTTTCTGCTAAAGTACAGTTTTTGCCAAACCGGCAATATCTTGGAGAAGCTGTGAGCAGTATCGAAAATGCGGAGAAAAATATTGTAATCTCCATATATATGTTCAAAACCACTGACTATACTACCCAGGATACAAAACATATACAAAACGCACTTATCAGAGCTGCAGAAAAAGGTTTGGACGTAACCGTTATCATGGATATCGAAAAAGAGGAAGGTTTTCTGAATGAAGTTAACAGGGAAACAGCTGAAGAACTGGCTGAAGAAGGGATTAACGTCATCTATGATGCACCTGGAACAAGAACTCATACGAAACTTATTGTCATCGATAAAAAAATAGTGTTTATTGGTAGTCACAATTTCACACACAGTGCTATGAATTACAACAATGAAGCTTCGGTAAAAGTTATTTCAAAAGATTTTGCAGAAAAAGTATTAAACTATATACACGGAATAGACCAATGA
- a CDS encoding DUF554 domain-containing protein, with product MITGTIVNTIAVTAGSLIGITFGSRIKTKTKDAVVKALGLAVLVLGMKMSFVNHDFLPGLVSLVLGTGLGEFLDIEMKLDKTGKYLQEKTGSNSGTFVLGFITATVLFCVGSMTIVGAIKDGLNNDPSVLYVKSLLDGISSIILASTLGIGVIFSAIFVFVYQGLLSLLASKATFLLSEEVYVNGISLVGGIIILGIGLNMLELTKIKTANMLPALFIIPFVDFIFKLF from the coding sequence ATGATTACAGGAACTATAGTAAATACTATTGCAGTTACAGCAGGAAGCTTAATCGGCATTACTTTCGGCAGCAGAATCAAGACAAAAACAAAAGATGCCGTTGTAAAAGCATTAGGGTTGGCTGTACTTGTTCTCGGTATGAAAATGTCTTTTGTAAATCATGACTTTCTGCCCGGCCTTGTAAGCCTGGTCCTGGGCACGGGGCTTGGTGAATTTCTTGATATAGAAATGAAGCTTGATAAGACGGGCAAGTATCTGCAGGAAAAAACGGGCAGTAATTCCGGCACATTTGTATTGGGATTTATTACCGCAACAGTTCTGTTTTGTGTCGGTTCTATGACAATCGTTGGAGCAATCAAAGACGGTCTTAACAATGATCCTTCTGTCCTGTATGTCAAAAGCCTGCTTGACGGAATATCTTCTATTATTTTGGCTTCAACCTTAGGTATAGGTGTTATTTTCTCCGCAATTTTTGTTTTTGTATACCAGGGACTTTTGAGTTTGCTGGCGTCAAAAGCCACTTTTCTCCTCAGCGAAGAAGTCTATGTGAACGGTATATCATTAGTAGGAGGAATTATTATCCTCGGCATAGGGTTAAATATGCTGGAACTGACTAAAATCAAAACGGCAAATATGCTCCCGGCTTTGTTTATCATTCCTTTTGT
- a CDS encoding secondary thiamine-phosphate synthase enzyme YjbQ, whose amino-acid sequence MKSHRKEIWFNTKNRMEFVNITSVVEEAVRESGIKEGLCLVNAMHITASVFINDNEGGLHQDYKRWLEELAPHEPLSLYKHNLTGEDNGDAHLKRQIMGREVTVAITEGKLDFGPWEQIFYGEFDGRRKKRALIKIIGE is encoded by the coding sequence ATGAAATCTCACCGTAAAGAAATATGGTTTAATACAAAAAACCGTATGGAGTTTGTCAATATAACATCTGTTGTCGAGGAGGCCGTCAGAGAGAGCGGAATAAAAGAAGGATTATGCCTTGTAAACGCCATGCATATTACTGCATCAGTATTTATCAACGATAATGAAGGAGGGTTACACCAGGATTACAAAAGATGGCTTGAAGAGCTGGCACCGCATGAACCTCTAAGCCTTTACAAACACAATCTTACAGGGGAAGACAATGGCGATGCACACCTAAAAAGGCAGATAATGGGAAGAGAGGTAACCGTAGCAATAACTGAAGGAAAGCTCGATTTCGGTCCGTGGGAGCAGATTTTTTACGGTGAATTTGACGGACGCAGAAAAAAAAGGGCTTTAATAAAAATTATCGGAGAATAA
- a CDS encoding acyl-CoA carboxylase subunit beta gives MEEKIKQFKKLSEEAELGGGLERIKKQHNAGKLTARERIDKLLDKGTFVELDKFVMHRCTNFDMQKTKILGDGVVTGYGKVNGRTVFVFSQDFTVFGGSLSEMFAKKICKVMDLAVEVGAPVVGLNDSGGARIQEGVMSLAGYADIFLRNSLSSGVVPQISAIMGPCAGGAVYSPALTDFVFMVKETSYMFITGPEVVKTVTSEDVTKEELGGAMTHNSRSGVAHFAAENDEDCLLRIRELINFLPQNNMEDPPIAPTKDDPNRTDDSLNKLVPENPNQPYDMAEIIEKVVDDGNFFEVQEHYAKNIIVGFARLNGKTIGVVANQPQVMAGALDMDSSIKGARFVRFCDAFNIPLLTFVDVPGFMPGVQQEYGGIIKHGAKLLYAYCEATVPKVTVITRKAYGGAYDVLSSKHIRGDINYAYPTAEIAVMGPDGAVQILYRKKIAEAKDPDAMKKKMTDEYREWFANPYRAAELGYIDEVILPEDTRPRLIQAYELLNNKRQTNPPKKHDNLPL, from the coding sequence ATGGAAGAGAAAATCAAGCAGTTTAAGAAGCTTAGCGAAGAAGCTGAGCTCGGCGGCGGTCTTGAAAGAATCAAGAAGCAGCATAACGCCGGTAAACTTACAGCTCGGGAAAGAATTGATAAACTCTTGGATAAAGGAACATTTGTAGAGCTGGACAAGTTTGTGATGCACAGGTGTACCAATTTTGATATGCAGAAAACAAAGATTTTGGGTGACGGTGTTGTAACAGGCTACGGTAAAGTTAACGGAAGAACTGTTTTTGTATTTTCACAGGATTTCACAGTTTTCGGCGGTTCGCTTTCGGAGATGTTTGCCAAGAAAATATGCAAAGTTATGGACCTTGCTGTTGAGGTTGGAGCACCTGTTGTTGGTCTTAATGACTCGGGCGGTGCGCGTATTCAGGAAGGTGTTATGTCTTTGGCAGGCTATGCCGACATATTTTTGAGAAACAGTCTTTCTTCAGGCGTTGTTCCTCAGATTTCTGCAATTATGGGGCCATGCGCCGGCGGTGCTGTTTATTCACCCGCTCTTACAGATTTTGTTTTTATGGTTAAAGAAACGAGTTATATGTTTATTACAGGACCTGAGGTCGTAAAAACTGTTACAAGTGAAGATGTTACAAAAGAAGAGCTCGGCGGGGCGATGACTCACAACTCTAGAAGCGGTGTGGCTCATTTTGCCGCTGAAAATGATGAGGATTGTCTGTTGAGAATCAGGGAGCTTATTAACTTCCTGCCTCAAAATAACATGGAAGACCCTCCTATTGCGCCGACAAAAGACGATCCGAACAGAACGGATGATTCATTGAACAAACTGGTTCCTGAAAATCCGAATCAGCCTTATGATATGGCTGAAATTATAGAGAAAGTTGTGGATGACGGAAACTTTTTTGAGGTTCAGGAGCATTATGCCAAAAATATAATTGTTGGATTTGCGAGACTTAACGGCAAAACAATCGGGGTTGTTGCTAATCAGCCTCAGGTGATGGCCGGTGCACTTGATATGGATTCATCTATTAAAGGAGCACGTTTCGTTAGATTCTGCGATGCTTTTAATATTCCTCTTCTTACCTTTGTGGATGTGCCAGGTTTTATGCCAGGTGTTCAACAGGAATACGGTGGTATTATCAAACACGGTGCGAAGCTTCTCTATGCATACTGTGAAGCAACTGTTCCCAAAGTTACTGTGATTACCCGTAAAGCCTACGGTGGTGCATATGATGTTTTAAGCTCAAAACATATCAGAGGGGATATCAACTATGCTTATCCCACGGCTGAGATCGCGGTCATGGGGCCGGATGGCGCAGTTCAAATACTCTATCGCAAAAAGATTGCGGAGGCTAAGGATCCGGACGCTATGAAAAAGAAAATGACCGATGAGTACCGCGAATGGTTTGCCAATCCGTACAGAGCAGCTGAACTGGGATATATTGACGAAGTTATACTGCCTGAAGATACAAGACCCAGACTTATTCAGGCTTATGAGCTGCTTAATAACAAACGTCAGACCAATCCGCCCAAAAAACATGACAACTTGCCACTGTAG